In the Vespa crabro chromosome 10, iyVesCrab1.2, whole genome shotgun sequence genome, one interval contains:
- the LOC124427405 gene encoding trafficking protein particle complex subunit 13, translated as METKPKNEYLLALKVMRLTRPTLASPVVVTCDSTDLPGNTLNNELKNDCTSLQGMETLAIGQFMVLPQSFGNIYLGEIFSSYLCVHNGSNQVVKNVTVKADLQTSTQVISLSSGNSEVKELAPDNTVDEVIHHEVKEIGTHILVCEVSYTPANLMGPQQSFRKYFKFQVVKPLDVKTKFYNAESDEVYLEAQIQNLTVGPICLEKVSLESSHLFSVSTLNKNEKGESIYGKINLLDSGCSRQYLYCLKPQLSLQKDPKMMHNATNIGKLDIVWKSNLGERGRLQTSQLQRMAPEYGDLRVIMKDIPLKVYLEEQVNLKCHITNTSERSMDLLLSLESSDSIAWCGISDKIIGTLKPGTSIDVPLSLIPLDSGITIISGLKLMDTFLKRVYDYDDLAQIFVNQLN; from the exons ATGGAGACTAAAccaaaaaatgaatatttacttGCTTTAAAAg taATGAGGTTAACACGACCCACTCTTGCCAGTCCTGTAGTTGTAACTTGTGATTCAACAGATTTACCAGGTAATACGCTCaacaatgaattaaaaaatgattgcACATCATTGCAAGGAATGGAAACACTTGCTATTGGGCAATTTATGGTATTACCGCAAAGTTTTGG aaatatatatttaggagaaatattttcaagctaTTTATGTGTACATAATGGTAGTAATCAAGTAGTTAAAAATGTGACTGTTAAG GCAGATTTACAAACGAGTACTCAAGTTATTTCATTGTCGTCGGGAAATTCAGAAGTCAAGGAATTAGCTCCTGATAATACAGTGGATGAAGTTATTCATCATGAAGTTAAAGAGATAGGAACGCATat atTAGTATGTGAAGTTAGTTATACACCTGCTAATTTAATGGGTCCTCAACAGTCGTttaggaaatattttaaatttcaagTAGTTAAGCCATTGGATGTGAAAACAAAATTCTATAATGCAGAA TCTGATGAAGTGTATCTTGAGGCACAAATACAAAATCTTACAGTAGGTCCAATTTGTCTAGAAAAAGTGTCATTGGAATCGTCACATTTATTTAGCG tatcaacattaaataaaaatgaaaagggagaaagtaTTTATGGGAAAATTAACTTATTGGATTCTGGTTGCAGTAGACAATATCTATATTGTTTGAAACCTCAGTTAAGTTTACAAAAAGATCCTAAGATGATGCATAATGCTACTAATATTGGGAAATTGGATATTGTATGGAAAAGTAATCTAGGAGAAAGAGGACGACTACAAACAAGCCAATTACAAAGAATG GCACCAGAATATGGAGATCTAAGAGTCATTATGAAAGATATTCCATTGAAGGTTTACCTTGAAGAACAAGTGAATCTTAAATGTCACATAACAAATACTTC aGAAAGAAGTATGGATTTGTTATTAAGTTTGGAATCAAGTGATTCAATTGCATGGTGTGGAATATCtgataaaataattggaaCATTAAAACCTGGAACCTCCATTGATGTACCTTTGAGTTTAATCCCATTAGATAGTGGTATTACT ATTATTTCTGGCTTAAAGTTGATGGATACTTTTTTAAAAAGGGTATATGACTATGATGATTTAGCACAAATTTTTGTCAACCAATTGAATTAA
- the LOC124427407 gene encoding GPN-loop GTPase 2 codes for MSLIFGQLVIGPPGSGKTTYCNAMCKFLEQMGRKVAVINIDPANENMEYTPLIDISELIEHEEVMTEYGLGPNGALVYCMEFLEANVKWLINKVLNLKDYYLIFDCPGQVELYTHHKSVSSIVEKLTQNLIRLCSVHLVDSHHCSDPGKYLSSLILCTTTMLQLGLPHVNIMTKFDEMKKFNDRLAFNIDFYTEVLDLKYLLEKLDEDPFTAKYKKLNAALVSLVEDYSLVSFIPLDVSNQALLLQVKNAIDKANGYIFGGNEPKDVQTLLACAVGAVSETKKMSTIDAYL; via the exons atgagtTTAATATTTGGACAATTGGTCATTGGGCCACCTGGTAGTGGAAAAACTACATACTGTAATGCAATGTGTAAATTTTTGGAACAAATGGGTAGAAAAGTAGCTGTTATCAACATTG ATCCAGCCAATGAAAATATGGAATATACTCCATTAATAGATATATCCGAATTAATCGAACACGAAGAAGTAATGACAGAATATGGTCTTGGTCCGAATGGTGCATTAGTTTACTGTATGGAATTTTTAGAAGCAAATGTCAAATggttaattaataaagttttAAATTTGAAGGATTACTACCTTATTTTTGATTGCCCAGGACAG GTTGAACTTTATACACATCATAAATCTGTTAGTTCAATTGTTGAGAAATTGACTCagaatttaataagattatgTAGCGTACATCTTGTAGACTCACATCATTGTAGCGATCCAG ggaaatatttatcatctCTAATTTTATGTACAACTACTATGTTGCAATTAGGTCTACCTCATGTTAACATTATGACAAAATttgatgaaatgaaaaaatttaacgatCGTTTAGCAtttaatatagatttttatacAGAAGTACtcgatttaaaatatcttctaGAGAAATTGGACGAGGATCCTTTTACAGCAAA GTACAAAAAGCTTAATGCAGCTTTAGTTTCTTTAGTTGAGGATTATAGTCTTGTAAGTTTTATACCATTGGATGTTTCCAATCAAGCACTTTTGTTACAAGTGAAAAATGCCATTGATAAGGCAAATGGTTACATTTTTGGTGGAAACGAACCTAAGGATGTTCAAACATTATTGGCATGTGCTGTTGGAGCTGTCAGTGAAACTAAAAAAATGTCTACTATAGATGCATAtctttga
- the LOC124427404 gene encoding PAX3- and PAX7-binding protein 1 isoform X1, producing the protein MSLFNKPKRNIRRRPFNDEDEDNENRMEIEDTQPVKVKAKKKDKPKQTLLSFGEELEEADDGEVFKVKKSSRSKKLMKQLDHERRKKKGEEKMQVDSEQANMSIKQEKDLEIKTDDLVVKIKNTGPLILNGRAALAAGKDDYTSDEEDESHSHKFRKNTDKADTMKILLESGCIPDAAMIHAARKRRQKARELGTDYIPLDEQSDEKGKSRLIREEDHDRSDDDSQDRIDMTVNTEARDKEKRREAFLASQVSNKISAEESENENEEEEWEAQQIRKGVTGAQIAAAHQDSMIQQQFSLGLNVNQMVAPGVPLEMVMMPAPPPPPTIQPPDPTKVVPITPQEVINKMRARLDSLREVHSRHQLDQHQLEQELEQTVKELDEGEARAPQLAQRFRYYQELRGYVTDLVECLDEKLPLVIGLEQRWLDLYGERSIELMERRRQDTRDQAEEITTAARGQAIRRGPEVEARIRRVTEREGRRARRRRARELAPTLPKHIDGMSSDDEVTEQQNLAFKQAKEEIDKEGKEIFADVMEDYCTLRGILTKLELWRETDIDAYMEAYVSLCIPKILSPLIKLQLITWNPIMESADIERTKWYNTLLLYALDKKETEDSLKRDPDVRLVPLTVEKVVIPKLTAIVEKIWDPMSTSQTLRLVGTVNRLIRDYPNLNDTSKPLESLFNAILEKVKAAVENDVFIPIFPKQTLDNRHQFFQRQFAMAVKLLRNLLSWQGLLGDAQLKNLALGSLLNRYLLAGLRVSSAPDALFKANMIMSTLPRAWLQGETIEHLRMFATLIQQLSEQLDQANPAHNEAWEYSKSILKIIKPL; encoded by the exons ATgtcattatttaataaaccAAAACGGAATATTCGTCGGCGACCTTTCAATGACGAGGATGAGGATAATGAAAACAGGATGGAAATCGAAGATACTCAGCCTGTCAAAGTAAAAGCCAAGAAGAAAGACAAACCAAAACAAACGCTCCTTAGTTTTGGAGAGGAGCTAGAAGAAG cGGATGATGGAGAAGTTTTTAAGGTGAAGAAATCTTCGAGGAGCAAAAAACTGATGAAACAGCTAGATcacgaaaggagaaaaaagaaaggtgaaGAGAAAATGCAAGTGGACTCTGAGCAAGCAAACATGTCCATTAAACAGGAAAAAGATTTAGAAATAAAGACAGATGATCTAGTA gttaaaataaaaaataccgGACCACTGATTTTAAATGGAAGAGCTGCATTGGCAGCAGGCAAGGACGATTATACATCtgatgaagaagatgaatctcattctcataaatttcgaaaaaatacAGATAAAGCTGATACCATGAAGATACTGCTTGAAA GTGGCTGTATACCCGACGCTGCTATGATACATGCAGCTAGAAAACGTAGACAAAAGGCTAGGGAATTGGGAACAGATTATATTCCTTTAGATGAACAaag TGATGAGAAAGGGAAATCACGGTTAATTAGAGAAGAAGATCATGATAGAAGCGATGATGATTCTCAAGATCGTATTGATATGACTGTCAATACGGAAGCacgagataaagagaagaggagagaagctTTTCTTGCATCACAAGTATcaaacaaaa tttctgCCGAAGAAAgtgagaatgaaaatgaagaagaagaatgggAAGCTCAACAAATTCGAAAGGGTGTTACAGGTGCTCag aTTGCAGCAGCTCATCAAGATTCTATGATACAACAACAATTCTCATTAGGATTAAATGTAAACCAAATGGTTGCACCTGGAGTACCATTAGAAATGGTAATGATGCCggcaccaccacctccaccaacCATTCAACCACCAGATCCAACGAAAGTAGTGCCCATTACTCCGCAAgaagttattaataaaatgcgTGCAAg gTTGGATAGTTTACGAGAAGTACATTCGCGTCACCAATTAGATCAACATCAGCTTGAACAGGAATTAGAGCAGACTGTGAAAGAGTTGGATGAAGGCGAAGCTCGTGCGCCGCAGCTTGCACAACGCTTCAGATATTACCAAGAGTTGCGTGGGTATGTCACTGACTTGGTAGAGTGTCTTGATGAGAAG CTGCCTTTGGTTATTGGATTGGAGCAACGTTGGCTAGATCTATACGGGGAACGCTCAATAGAACtaatggaaagaagaagacaggATACGAGAGATCAAGCCGAAGAAATTACAACTGCAGCAA GAGGTCAAGCAATAAGAAGAGGTCCAGAAGTCGAAGCACGTATTCGACGAGTTACGGAAAGAGAAGGTAGACGAGCACGTCGTAGAAGAGCTAGAGAATTAGCACCAACGCTACCAAAGCACATAGATGGCATGTCCAGTGATGATGAGGTCACTGAACAACAAAATCTTGCATTTAAGCAAGCAAAAG aggAAAttgataaagaaggaaaagaaatatttgctGATGTGATGGAGGATTATTGTACGCTAAGAGGTATTTTAACGAAGTTGGAATTATGGAGAGAAACTGACATAGATGCTTATATGGAAGCTTATGTATCTTTATGTATACCCAAAATTTTATCACCTCTTATAAAATTGCAATTAATAACCTGGAATCCTATCATg gaGAGTGCTGATATAGAAAGAACGAAATggtataatacattattattatatgcattagataaaaaagaaacagaagattCATTAAAACGAGATCCTGATGTAAGATTAGTACCGCTTACTGTTGAAAAAGTTGTAATACCTAAATTAACAG CCATCGTGGAAAAGATTTGGGATCCGATGTCTACTTCTCAAACATTACGTCTCGTTGGTACAGTAAATCGGCTTATTAGAGATTATCCAAACTTGAACGATACGAGCAAACCATTAGAATCATTATTTAATGCCATattagaaaaagtaaaggCTGCTGTTGAAAATGATGTATTTATACCAATTTTTCCCAAACA AACACTGGATAATAGGCATCAATTTTTTCAACGACAATTTGCTATGGCGGTAAAgttattaagaaatttattaagttGGCAAGGTCTTCTTGGGGATgcacaattaaaaaatttagcaTTGGGATCGCTATTAAATCGATATCTTTTGGCTGGATTACGAGTCTCATCTGCACCGGATGCACTTTTCAAAGCGAATatg atTATGAGTACTTTACCACGAGCTTGGTTGCAAGGTGAAACAATAGAACATCTTAGAATGTTTGCCACTCTTATTCAACAATTGAGTGAACAGTTAGACCAAGCAAACCCAGCACATAA TGAAGCTTGGGAATATTCTAAATCCATCCTGAAGATAATTAAAcctttgtaa
- the LOC124427404 gene encoding PAX3- and PAX7-binding protein 1 isoform X2 encodes MSLFNKPKRNIRRRPFNDEDEDNENRMEIEDTQPVKVKAKKKDKPKQTLLSFGEELEEADDGEVFKVKKSSRSKKLMKQLDHERRKKKGEEKMQVDSEQANMSIKQEKDLEIKTDDLVVKIKNTGPLILNGRAALAAGKDDYTSDEEDESHSHKFRKNTDKADTMKILLESGCIPDAAMIHAARKRRQKARELGTDYIPLDEQSDEKGKSRLIREEDHDRSDDDSQDRIDMTVNTEARDKEKRREAFLASQVSNKISAEESENENEEEEWEAQQIRKGVTGAQIAAAHQDSMIQQQFSLGLNVNQMVAPGVPLEMVMMPAPPPPPTIQPPDPTKVVPITPQEVINKMRARLDSLREVHSRHQLDQHQLEQELEQTVKELDEGEARAPQLAQRFRYYQELRGYVTDLVECLDEKLPLVIGLEQRWLDLYGERSIELMERRRQDTRDQAEEITTAARGQAIRRGPEVEARIRRVTEREGRRARRRRARELAPTLPKHIDGMSSDDEVTEQQNLAFKQAKEEIDKEGKEIFADVMEDYCTLRGILTKLELWRETDIDAYMEAYVSLCIPKILSPLIKLQLITWNPIMESADIERTKWYNTLLLYALDKKETEDSLKRDPDVRLVPLTVEKVVIPKLTAIVEKIWDPMSTSQTLRLVGTVNRLIRDYPNLNDTSKPLESLFNAILEKVKAAVENDNTG; translated from the exons ATgtcattatttaataaaccAAAACGGAATATTCGTCGGCGACCTTTCAATGACGAGGATGAGGATAATGAAAACAGGATGGAAATCGAAGATACTCAGCCTGTCAAAGTAAAAGCCAAGAAGAAAGACAAACCAAAACAAACGCTCCTTAGTTTTGGAGAGGAGCTAGAAGAAG cGGATGATGGAGAAGTTTTTAAGGTGAAGAAATCTTCGAGGAGCAAAAAACTGATGAAACAGCTAGATcacgaaaggagaaaaaagaaaggtgaaGAGAAAATGCAAGTGGACTCTGAGCAAGCAAACATGTCCATTAAACAGGAAAAAGATTTAGAAATAAAGACAGATGATCTAGTA gttaaaataaaaaataccgGACCACTGATTTTAAATGGAAGAGCTGCATTGGCAGCAGGCAAGGACGATTATACATCtgatgaagaagatgaatctcattctcataaatttcgaaaaaatacAGATAAAGCTGATACCATGAAGATACTGCTTGAAA GTGGCTGTATACCCGACGCTGCTATGATACATGCAGCTAGAAAACGTAGACAAAAGGCTAGGGAATTGGGAACAGATTATATTCCTTTAGATGAACAaag TGATGAGAAAGGGAAATCACGGTTAATTAGAGAAGAAGATCATGATAGAAGCGATGATGATTCTCAAGATCGTATTGATATGACTGTCAATACGGAAGCacgagataaagagaagaggagagaagctTTTCTTGCATCACAAGTATcaaacaaaa tttctgCCGAAGAAAgtgagaatgaaaatgaagaagaagaatgggAAGCTCAACAAATTCGAAAGGGTGTTACAGGTGCTCag aTTGCAGCAGCTCATCAAGATTCTATGATACAACAACAATTCTCATTAGGATTAAATGTAAACCAAATGGTTGCACCTGGAGTACCATTAGAAATGGTAATGATGCCggcaccaccacctccaccaacCATTCAACCACCAGATCCAACGAAAGTAGTGCCCATTACTCCGCAAgaagttattaataaaatgcgTGCAAg gTTGGATAGTTTACGAGAAGTACATTCGCGTCACCAATTAGATCAACATCAGCTTGAACAGGAATTAGAGCAGACTGTGAAAGAGTTGGATGAAGGCGAAGCTCGTGCGCCGCAGCTTGCACAACGCTTCAGATATTACCAAGAGTTGCGTGGGTATGTCACTGACTTGGTAGAGTGTCTTGATGAGAAG CTGCCTTTGGTTATTGGATTGGAGCAACGTTGGCTAGATCTATACGGGGAACGCTCAATAGAACtaatggaaagaagaagacaggATACGAGAGATCAAGCCGAAGAAATTACAACTGCAGCAA GAGGTCAAGCAATAAGAAGAGGTCCAGAAGTCGAAGCACGTATTCGACGAGTTACGGAAAGAGAAGGTAGACGAGCACGTCGTAGAAGAGCTAGAGAATTAGCACCAACGCTACCAAAGCACATAGATGGCATGTCCAGTGATGATGAGGTCACTGAACAACAAAATCTTGCATTTAAGCAAGCAAAAG aggAAAttgataaagaaggaaaagaaatatttgctGATGTGATGGAGGATTATTGTACGCTAAGAGGTATTTTAACGAAGTTGGAATTATGGAGAGAAACTGACATAGATGCTTATATGGAAGCTTATGTATCTTTATGTATACCCAAAATTTTATCACCTCTTATAAAATTGCAATTAATAACCTGGAATCCTATCATg gaGAGTGCTGATATAGAAAGAACGAAATggtataatacattattattatatgcattagataaaaaagaaacagaagattCATTAAAACGAGATCCTGATGTAAGATTAGTACCGCTTACTGTTGAAAAAGTTGTAATACCTAAATTAACAG CCATCGTGGAAAAGATTTGGGATCCGATGTCTACTTCTCAAACATTACGTCTCGTTGGTACAGTAAATCGGCTTATTAGAGATTATCCAAACTTGAACGATACGAGCAAACCATTAGAATCATTATTTAATGCCATattagaaaaagtaaaggCTGCTGTTGAAAATGAT AACACTGGATAA
- the LOC124427404 gene encoding PAX3- and PAX7-binding protein 1 isoform X3: protein MKILLESGCIPDAAMIHAARKRRQKARELGTDYIPLDEQSDEKGKSRLIREEDHDRSDDDSQDRIDMTVNTEARDKEKRREAFLASQVSNKISAEESENENEEEEWEAQQIRKGVTGAQIAAAHQDSMIQQQFSLGLNVNQMVAPGVPLEMVMMPAPPPPPTIQPPDPTKVVPITPQEVINKMRARLDSLREVHSRHQLDQHQLEQELEQTVKELDEGEARAPQLAQRFRYYQELRGYVTDLVECLDEKLPLVIGLEQRWLDLYGERSIELMERRRQDTRDQAEEITTAARGQAIRRGPEVEARIRRVTEREGRRARRRRARELAPTLPKHIDGMSSDDEVTEQQNLAFKQAKEEIDKEGKEIFADVMEDYCTLRGILTKLELWRETDIDAYMEAYVSLCIPKILSPLIKLQLITWNPIMESADIERTKWYNTLLLYALDKKETEDSLKRDPDVRLVPLTVEKVVIPKLTAIVEKIWDPMSTSQTLRLVGTVNRLIRDYPNLNDTSKPLESLFNAILEKVKAAVENDVFIPIFPKQTLDNRHQFFQRQFAMAVKLLRNLLSWQGLLGDAQLKNLALGSLLNRYLLAGLRVSSAPDALFKANMIMSTLPRAWLQGETIEHLRMFATLIQQLSEQLDQANPAHNEAWEYSKSILKIIKPL from the exons ATGAAGATACTGCTTGAAA GTGGCTGTATACCCGACGCTGCTATGATACATGCAGCTAGAAAACGTAGACAAAAGGCTAGGGAATTGGGAACAGATTATATTCCTTTAGATGAACAaag TGATGAGAAAGGGAAATCACGGTTAATTAGAGAAGAAGATCATGATAGAAGCGATGATGATTCTCAAGATCGTATTGATATGACTGTCAATACGGAAGCacgagataaagagaagaggagagaagctTTTCTTGCATCACAAGTATcaaacaaaa tttctgCCGAAGAAAgtgagaatgaaaatgaagaagaagaatgggAAGCTCAACAAATTCGAAAGGGTGTTACAGGTGCTCag aTTGCAGCAGCTCATCAAGATTCTATGATACAACAACAATTCTCATTAGGATTAAATGTAAACCAAATGGTTGCACCTGGAGTACCATTAGAAATGGTAATGATGCCggcaccaccacctccaccaacCATTCAACCACCAGATCCAACGAAAGTAGTGCCCATTACTCCGCAAgaagttattaataaaatgcgTGCAAg gTTGGATAGTTTACGAGAAGTACATTCGCGTCACCAATTAGATCAACATCAGCTTGAACAGGAATTAGAGCAGACTGTGAAAGAGTTGGATGAAGGCGAAGCTCGTGCGCCGCAGCTTGCACAACGCTTCAGATATTACCAAGAGTTGCGTGGGTATGTCACTGACTTGGTAGAGTGTCTTGATGAGAAG CTGCCTTTGGTTATTGGATTGGAGCAACGTTGGCTAGATCTATACGGGGAACGCTCAATAGAACtaatggaaagaagaagacaggATACGAGAGATCAAGCCGAAGAAATTACAACTGCAGCAA GAGGTCAAGCAATAAGAAGAGGTCCAGAAGTCGAAGCACGTATTCGACGAGTTACGGAAAGAGAAGGTAGACGAGCACGTCGTAGAAGAGCTAGAGAATTAGCACCAACGCTACCAAAGCACATAGATGGCATGTCCAGTGATGATGAGGTCACTGAACAACAAAATCTTGCATTTAAGCAAGCAAAAG aggAAAttgataaagaaggaaaagaaatatttgctGATGTGATGGAGGATTATTGTACGCTAAGAGGTATTTTAACGAAGTTGGAATTATGGAGAGAAACTGACATAGATGCTTATATGGAAGCTTATGTATCTTTATGTATACCCAAAATTTTATCACCTCTTATAAAATTGCAATTAATAACCTGGAATCCTATCATg gaGAGTGCTGATATAGAAAGAACGAAATggtataatacattattattatatgcattagataaaaaagaaacagaagattCATTAAAACGAGATCCTGATGTAAGATTAGTACCGCTTACTGTTGAAAAAGTTGTAATACCTAAATTAACAG CCATCGTGGAAAAGATTTGGGATCCGATGTCTACTTCTCAAACATTACGTCTCGTTGGTACAGTAAATCGGCTTATTAGAGATTATCCAAACTTGAACGATACGAGCAAACCATTAGAATCATTATTTAATGCCATattagaaaaagtaaaggCTGCTGTTGAAAATGATGTATTTATACCAATTTTTCCCAAACA AACACTGGATAATAGGCATCAATTTTTTCAACGACAATTTGCTATGGCGGTAAAgttattaagaaatttattaagttGGCAAGGTCTTCTTGGGGATgcacaattaaaaaatttagcaTTGGGATCGCTATTAAATCGATATCTTTTGGCTGGATTACGAGTCTCATCTGCACCGGATGCACTTTTCAAAGCGAATatg atTATGAGTACTTTACCACGAGCTTGGTTGCAAGGTGAAACAATAGAACATCTTAGAATGTTTGCCACTCTTATTCAACAATTGAGTGAACAGTTAGACCAAGCAAACCCAGCACATAA TGAAGCTTGGGAATATTCTAAATCCATCCTGAAGATAATTAAAcctttgtaa